One genomic window of Marinobacter adhaerens HP15 includes the following:
- the plsX gene encoding phosphate acyltransferase PlsX, whose translation MKPVTITIDAMSGDRGAAVVVAASLRAVRENEALSIVLVGIRSELEALLREGHARIRIVEAADVVRMNERPSHALRHKKNSSMAIALSLVRDGEAQGCVSAGNTGALMAFGRTIIRMYPGIERPAIAKLIPSLRGRCHVLDLGANVDSTAENLYQYALMGSLMASAICSQAEPRVALLNVGEEEIKGNEQVRLASHMLAQCDTINYIGYVEGSDLFRDVADVVVCDGFVGNIALKTGEGVAGLLIELMEQAFTRNLYGRLVGLLARPIIGRLLQLMDPSRHNGASLLGLQGVVIKSHGNANERAMLSAIRQAVREVELEVPRRINERLDDLML comes from the coding sequence GTGAAGCCGGTCACCATCACGATTGATGCAATGAGTGGCGACCGCGGGGCTGCCGTCGTGGTTGCCGCATCGCTGCGGGCGGTGCGTGAAAACGAAGCCTTGAGCATCGTTCTGGTGGGAATCCGGAGCGAGCTCGAGGCTTTGTTGCGTGAGGGGCACGCCCGAATTCGCATTGTCGAGGCGGCAGACGTTGTTCGGATGAACGAGCGCCCCTCCCACGCTCTCCGCCACAAGAAAAACTCTTCCATGGCCATCGCCCTGAGTCTTGTCCGCGATGGCGAGGCCCAGGGCTGTGTCAGTGCCGGTAACACCGGTGCATTGATGGCGTTCGGGCGCACCATTATCCGCATGTATCCGGGTATCGAGCGCCCGGCTATTGCCAAACTGATTCCCTCGCTCAGGGGGCGCTGTCACGTCCTTGATCTCGGCGCCAATGTCGACTCAACCGCCGAGAATCTCTATCAGTATGCCCTGATGGGGTCCCTGATGGCCTCTGCGATCTGCAGCCAGGCGGAACCAAGGGTCGCTCTTCTGAACGTCGGTGAGGAAGAGATAAAGGGCAATGAACAGGTCCGGCTGGCGTCTCATATGCTGGCCCAGTGCGATACCATCAACTACATCGGTTATGTGGAAGGTAGCGATCTGTTCCGGGACGTCGCCGATGTGGTCGTCTGTGATGGCTTTGTCGGCAATATAGCCCTGAAAACCGGCGAGGGTGTTGCCGGTCTCCTCATAGAGCTGATGGAACAGGCCTTCACACGAAATCTCTACGGCCGACTGGTCGGCCTGCTGGCCCGTCCGATTATCGGTCGGCTTCTGCAATTGATGGATCCTTCCCGACACAACGGTGCCAGTTTGCTCGGTCTTCAGGGCGTGGTGATCAAAAGTCATGGCAACGCCAACGAGCGGGCCATGTTGTCGGCCATTCGACAGGCCGTTCGGGAAGTTGAGCTGGAAGTACCCCGCCGTATCAACGAGCGTCTCGACGATCTCATGCTTTGA
- the rpmF gene encoding 50S ribosomal protein L32, which translates to MAVQQNRKTRSKRGMRRSHDALSAAALSTDATTGEVHRRHHVSPDGFYRGKQVIEARDE; encoded by the coding sequence ATGGCTGTACAGCAAAACCGTAAGACCCGTTCCAAGCGTGGCATGCGCCGTTCACACGACGCCCTGAGCGCCGCTGCTCTGAGCACCGATGCGACTACTGGTGAAGTTCATCGTCGTCACCACGTGTCTCCGGACGGCTTCTACCGCGGCAAGCAGGTAATCGAAGCACGCGACGAGTAA
- a CDS encoding YceD family protein: protein MSNASNAELPKSVDPYRLAEHNSTLEGVIPISGLGRFRESVLGFSEGAACRVKLSFFMDGERRRVVSGELAAPVDLECQRCMGAMSVTLVSEFKLGLVTSDEQAQQLPKELEPFLTDDFTADLWSMVEDELLLVLPPFPLHERDQCPAREDLEAYEPDSSGAEPVRKSGENPFSVLADLKKTKH from the coding sequence ATGTCAAACGCGTCCAACGCCGAGTTGCCCAAATCTGTTGATCCTTACCGGTTAGCGGAACATAACAGCACACTGGAGGGAGTGATTCCCATCAGCGGGCTTGGCCGTTTTCGTGAATCCGTTCTCGGGTTTTCGGAAGGCGCTGCGTGCCGGGTCAAACTGTCTTTTTTTATGGATGGTGAGCGTCGTCGCGTTGTTTCGGGCGAGCTGGCGGCCCCGGTTGATCTGGAGTGTCAGCGGTGCATGGGCGCCATGAGCGTGACTCTGGTCTCCGAGTTCAAGCTGGGTCTTGTTACCAGTGACGAGCAGGCGCAACAGCTGCCGAAAGAACTCGAGCCGTTTTTGACCGATGATTTTACGGCGGACCTCTGGTCGATGGTGGAAGACGAGCTGTTGCTGGTTTTGCCACCGTTTCCGCTTCACGAACGGGACCAGTGTCCTGCCCGGGAAGATCTGGAAGCCTACGAGCCTGACAGCTCCGGGGCAGAGCCGGTGAGAAAGTCGGGTGAGAATCCGTTCAGTGTCCTGGCGGATCTCAAGAAGACAAAGCATTAA
- a CDS encoding Maf family protein: protein MPPKPLLLASSSPYRRALLERLGLPFTCASPDIDESPYQGETGEALATRLAESKARELADRFPGHWIIGSDQVACLPDGSVLSKPGNHEMATEQLRQSSGHRVLFLTGLALLDSDSGKIDSLCEPFNVRFRELADEEIEAYLLREKPYDCAGSFKMEGLGITLFEALEGRDPNSLVGLPLIALNDLLRQWGRNPLLENRPAS from the coding sequence ATGCCCCCAAAACCGCTTTTACTGGCGTCTTCATCACCGTACCGGAGAGCGCTCCTGGAGCGGCTTGGCTTGCCGTTCACCTGCGCAAGCCCGGATATCGACGAATCACCCTATCAAGGCGAGACCGGCGAGGCCCTGGCGACACGTCTGGCCGAGAGCAAGGCCCGCGAATTGGCGGACCGGTTCCCCGGCCACTGGATCATCGGCTCGGACCAGGTCGCCTGTCTGCCCGACGGCTCGGTACTGAGCAAGCCCGGCAACCACGAAATGGCGACAGAGCAGTTACGCCAGAGCAGCGGTCACAGGGTACTGTTTCTTACAGGCTTGGCGCTGCTCGACTCCGATTCCGGCAAAATCGACAGCCTTTGCGAGCCGTTTAACGTCAGGTTCCGGGAACTGGCTGATGAGGAGATAGAAGCCTACCTATTGCGGGAGAAACCTTACGACTGCGCCGGCAGCTTCAAGATGGAAGGCCTCGGCATTACTCTGTTCGAGGCCCTTGAGGGCCGGGACCCGAACAGCCTGGTGGGCCTCCCCCTTATTGCCCTGAACGATCTGCTGAGGCAATGGGGCCGGAATCCCCTGCTGGAAAACCGGCCTGCCTCATAA
- a CDS encoding S49 family peptidase yields the protein MSDWESDKSADWGDKPVEPEKESKPFFGRKSPKLPPESGRDWKLIEKLVMSLQSEQRKSRRWGIFFKFLTFGYLIALLFLIKFPLGDSLEGVTGKHTALVEINGPIAADELASADNIVGSLRTAFEEPNSVAVILRINSPGGSPVQSGYVYDEIKRLREEYPEKKVYAVISDIGASGAYYIAAAADEIYANRASLVGSIGVVAGGFGFTEVMEKIGVDRRLYTAGENKAFLDPFSPEQEEEVTFWQSVLENTHQQFIEAVKQGRGDRLADDERLFSGLVWSGEQAVELGLADGLGSASHVARQIIGQEELVDYSRRKSPFQDIVDQLGVAFGEGFASQLVESRLELR from the coding sequence ATGAGTGACTGGGAATCTGATAAGTCTGCCGATTGGGGTGACAAACCGGTGGAGCCTGAAAAAGAAAGTAAGCCGTTTTTCGGGCGCAAGTCACCGAAGCTTCCGCCCGAGTCCGGACGTGACTGGAAGCTCATCGAAAAACTCGTCATGTCGCTGCAGTCTGAGCAGCGCAAGAGCCGGCGCTGGGGTATCTTTTTCAAGTTCCTGACGTTTGGTTACCTGATTGCCTTGCTGTTTTTGATCAAGTTTCCCCTGGGCGATTCACTGGAGGGTGTAACCGGCAAGCACACGGCTCTGGTAGAAATAAACGGTCCGATCGCTGCCGACGAACTGGCCAGTGCAGACAATATTGTAGGTTCTCTGCGAACAGCCTTCGAAGAGCCAAACTCGGTAGCAGTGATTCTGCGCATCAACAGCCCGGGTGGGAGCCCGGTGCAGTCCGGGTATGTCTACGATGAGATCAAGCGCCTGCGGGAGGAGTATCCCGAGAAAAAGGTCTACGCTGTGATCTCGGACATCGGCGCTTCCGGGGCCTATTACATTGCTGCGGCAGCGGATGAGATCTATGCCAACCGGGCCAGCCTTGTCGGCTCGATTGGGGTGGTGGCTGGCGGTTTCGGCTTTACCGAGGTTATGGAGAAGATCGGCGTGGATCGCCGTCTCTACACGGCCGGTGAGAACAAGGCGTTCCTTGATCCGTTTTCGCCGGAGCAGGAAGAGGAAGTCACTTTCTGGCAGAGTGTCCTGGAAAACACCCACCAGCAGTTTATCGAAGCGGTCAAGCAAGGGCGTGGTGATCGTCTGGCGGATGATGAGCGTCTGTTCAGCGGGCTGGTCTGGAGTGGCGAGCAGGCCGTTGAGCTTGGCCTGGCTGATGGGCTCGGCAGCGCATCACACGTTGCCCGGCAGATCATAGGTCAGGAGGAACTGGTGGACTACAGCCGTCGCAAATCACCGTTCCAGGATATTGTTGATCAGCTTGGCGTCGCCTTTGGCGAGGGTTTTGCCAGTCAACTGGTCGAGTCCCGGCTCGAGCTTCGGTAA
- a CDS encoding HAD family hydrolase: protein MNVRVVIFDWDGTLVDSVEHIADSLHQAATELGFPALEREAYRDIIGLGMVEALEKLYPGISREEMNRIRDGYGRYFFSKVTTPQNVFEGMADVVADLRGSGRSCSVATGKSRRGLDFALASSGLGDHFEITRCADETRSKPDPAMLEEILRFYRIEPEEAVMIGDTRYDLDMARRIGMPSIGVEWGVHKRDVLGDYSPHAIVESVPDLRRVLGL from the coding sequence ATGAACGTCAGAGTAGTAATTTTTGACTGGGACGGGACCCTGGTGGACTCGGTTGAGCATATTGCTGACAGCCTGCATCAGGCGGCAACCGAGCTGGGCTTTCCGGCCCTGGAGCGTGAGGCGTACCGGGATATTATCGGGCTTGGCATGGTCGAGGCGTTGGAGAAGCTTTATCCCGGTATCAGTCGGGAAGAAATGAACAGGATTCGCGACGGATACGGACGCTATTTCTTCAGCAAGGTGACAACGCCGCAAAACGTGTTTGAGGGTATGGCCGATGTGGTCGCAGATCTGCGAGGATCCGGTCGCAGTTGTTCTGTGGCAACCGGCAAGAGCCGGCGCGGCCTGGACTTTGCGCTGGCTTCCAGCGGTCTTGGCGACCACTTCGAGATCACCCGTTGTGCCGATGAGACGCGCTCCAAGCCCGACCCGGCCATGCTTGAGGAGATTCTTCGTTTCTATCGCATTGAGCCCGAAGAGGCGGTGATGATTGGCGATACCCGATACGATCTTGATATGGCCCGGCGTATCGGCATGCCCTCCATCGGCGTTGAATGGGGTGTGCACAAGCGGGATGTGTTGGGTGATTATTCGCCCCATGCCATTGTTGAATCCGTGCCAGACCTCCGGCGGGTGCTGGGGCTGTAA
- the rluC gene encoding 23S rRNA pseudouridine(955/2504/2580) synthase RluC, protein MSRKSASRKPAQPRPERAKNTSRAGSESQAVRGEVRQGVQWVTVDEDNEGQRVDNFLLAQLRGVPKSIIYRVIRKGEVRVNKGRVKPDSRVRTGDQVRIPPITRKEKPDQVAPGSRVQGVMESAVVFENEQMLVVNKPSGIAVHGGSGLSFGLIEVLRSARPTAKFLELVHRLDRDTSGLIMVAKKRSALRYLQDELRQKRIRKHYHALVAGDWPASVDRVDVPLLRYEMPNGERRVKVDAAGKASLTTFRCLEHYAGYSLVEASPITGRTHQIRVHSAWAGHPIAGDDKYMDDVSLKAFRSIGGQRLMLHARALEFTLPVSGEAMRLEAPYDDAFNDVLRKLSGRLKGNDQ, encoded by the coding sequence ATGTCTCGAAAGTCTGCGAGCAGAAAGCCAGCCCAACCGCGGCCCGAGAGGGCAAAAAACACCAGCAGGGCCGGCAGTGAGAGTCAGGCTGTTCGTGGAGAAGTCCGTCAGGGCGTCCAGTGGGTTACCGTGGACGAAGACAACGAGGGTCAGAGGGTGGATAACTTCCTTCTTGCCCAGCTTCGCGGTGTGCCCAAGAGCATTATTTATCGTGTCATCCGCAAGGGCGAGGTTCGGGTCAATAAAGGACGGGTCAAGCCGGATTCCCGGGTGAGAACCGGTGATCAGGTGCGTATCCCACCGATCACCCGAAAGGAAAAGCCGGATCAGGTGGCGCCCGGCTCCCGGGTGCAGGGCGTGATGGAATCCGCGGTTGTTTTCGAGAACGAGCAGATGCTGGTGGTCAACAAACCGTCCGGTATCGCCGTACACGGCGGCAGCGGCCTGAGTTTCGGGTTGATCGAGGTGCTTCGTTCCGCTCGCCCGACGGCAAAGTTTCTGGAGCTCGTTCACCGTCTGGATCGGGATACGTCCGGACTGATCATGGTGGCCAAGAAGCGGTCGGCGCTTCGGTACCTGCAGGATGAGCTGCGGCAGAAACGAATCCGCAAGCATTACCATGCGCTGGTCGCCGGCGACTGGCCGGCCAGCGTTGACCGGGTGGATGTGCCTCTGCTGCGCTACGAGATGCCCAATGGCGAGCGTCGGGTGAAGGTTGACGCTGCCGGCAAGGCCTCGCTGACGACATTCCGCTGCCTCGAGCATTACGCGGGCTACAGCCTTGTCGAGGCGTCGCCAATTACCGGTCGTACACACCAGATCCGCGTGCACAGCGCCTGGGCCGGTCATCCGATTGCGGGTGACGACAAGTATATGGATGATGTCAGCCTCAAGGCGTTCCGGTCCATTGGCGGGCAAAGGCTGATGCTGCATGCGCGGGCCCTGGAGTTTACCTTGCCGGTCTCGGGTGAGGCTATGCGCCTTGAGGCGCCTTACGACGATGCATTCAATGACGTGCTCAGGAAACTTTCCGGGCGTCTTAAAGGAAACGATCAATGA
- the rne gene encoding ribonuclease E, which produces MKRMLINATHPEELRVALVDGQRLFDLDIESSSREQKKANIYKGRITRVEPSLEAAFVDFGAERHGFLPLKEISKEYFKKSPGQIEGKINIKDVVSEGQEVIVQVDKEERGNKGAALTTFISLAGRYLVLMPNNPRAGGISRRIEGDERAQLKEAMNDVQVPKSMGIIVRTAGIGRTTEELQWDLDYLVQFWEAITQAAGERKAPFLIHQESNVIIRAVRDYLRQDIGEVLIDANGVYEDVLNFVRAVMPTFENKIKLYKDEIPLFSRYQIEGQIETAFQREVKLPSGGSIVIDPTEALVSIDINSSRATKGQDIEETALQTNLEAAEEIARQLRLRDMGGLIVIDFIDMTPAKHQREVEQKMREALEIDRARVQVGKISRFGLLEMSRQRLRPSLGETRSEVCPRCEGQGTIRGIESLALSIMRLIYEESSKDKTGEVRAVVPVSVATFLLNEKRKQLADIEARQEVSVVVVPVPHMETPHFEIIRMRQDETTPEHISSHQVAQEYSEREEEIFEAPTPEKPVREQAAVKAIRPSAPAPAPAPAAPKADETTEQEEGLFRRLGRKIAGFFSGEEEQKVENREQSQSQREDRRNQGRQDRRKSRVARGDDQRAGGNRSGNERRQGGQQGRGDDNRGRGRNRNDDQNRGNQNRQASENKGQDNRGGDNKSADNKGSENRRDNRRDNQGRGRNRPQRDPKDNREQKDQKDQGQQDNAAKSGPADKTGSEEKRRKPRRQRNRDGSPSEAPASAPADRKAARSEKHQKDTQPENGRDDAKPEVKAEQVKETVNKASDKPETSAETAPAASEAPKPEAAQKEPAKEQKPEKASADKAPSESKPEAKPAAETKPAADSPVEKQEAVQAKPEKAEPAKAEQSSEPLEKPEEKSEKVTGQAQGAATDKEPAKSTAATDEPKPVTDQAPEKKEAAPRPKPESRATADGEQAPRAKKQPAKPKEAPAAKTEPEEAPQPEKAEKPAEEKVAPERKAPEAQPEPKQPEAAQASPEKAEPKKAEPEKVEPKTAEPVKEETPSAPEATAKDTPADAPAVDVPVTPGRAYNDPREVRKRQKAAEEAKKAGSN; this is translated from the coding sequence ATGAAAAGAATGCTTATCAATGCAACTCATCCCGAAGAGTTGCGCGTCGCCCTGGTTGACGGCCAGCGTCTATTCGACCTTGATATCGAATCCAGCTCCCGCGAGCAGAAGAAAGCCAATATCTACAAGGGCCGCATTACCCGGGTCGAGCCCAGTCTCGAGGCCGCGTTTGTGGATTTCGGCGCCGAGCGCCACGGCTTTCTGCCGTTGAAGGAAATTTCCAAGGAATACTTCAAGAAGTCGCCCGGCCAGATCGAAGGCAAAATCAACATCAAGGACGTTGTTTCCGAAGGCCAGGAAGTAATTGTGCAGGTCGACAAGGAAGAGCGTGGCAACAAGGGCGCAGCCCTGACCACGTTTATCTCCCTGGCAGGTCGCTATCTGGTACTCATGCCCAACAACCCCCGTGCCGGCGGCATCTCCCGTCGCATTGAGGGCGATGAGCGGGCGCAGCTCAAAGAAGCGATGAACGATGTTCAGGTGCCGAAATCCATGGGCATCATCGTTCGTACCGCCGGCATCGGCCGTACCACTGAAGAACTCCAGTGGGATCTGGACTACCTGGTGCAATTCTGGGAGGCCATCACTCAGGCCGCCGGCGAGCGCAAGGCACCCTTCCTGATTCACCAGGAAAGCAACGTTATCATCCGTGCGGTCCGTGACTACCTTCGCCAGGACATCGGCGAGGTTCTGATTGACGCTAATGGCGTCTATGAGGACGTCCTGAATTTCGTTCGTGCGGTCATGCCCACCTTCGAAAACAAGATCAAGCTGTACAAGGATGAAATCCCGCTGTTCAGCCGGTACCAGATCGAAGGCCAGATCGAGACCGCCTTCCAGCGGGAAGTGAAATTGCCCTCCGGCGGCTCCATCGTGATTGACCCGACCGAGGCCCTGGTTTCCATCGACATCAACTCTTCCCGCGCCACGAAAGGTCAGGATATCGAGGAAACCGCGCTCCAGACCAACCTGGAAGCGGCAGAGGAAATCGCCCGCCAGCTGCGCCTGCGTGACATGGGCGGCCTGATTGTCATCGACTTTATCGACATGACGCCTGCGAAGCATCAGCGGGAAGTTGAACAGAAGATGCGTGAGGCCCTGGAAATCGACCGGGCCCGGGTTCAGGTGGGCAAGATCTCCCGCTTCGGCCTGCTGGAAATGTCCCGTCAGCGCCTGCGCCCCTCCCTGGGAGAGACACGCAGCGAAGTGTGCCCCCGATGTGAAGGTCAGGGCACCATTCGTGGCATCGAGTCCCTCGCCCTGAGCATCATGCGCCTGATCTACGAAGAATCGTCAAAGGATAAGACCGGCGAAGTACGAGCCGTTGTGCCCGTTTCTGTCGCCACTTTCCTGCTCAACGAGAAGCGCAAGCAGCTGGCCGACATTGAAGCCCGCCAGGAAGTGAGCGTTGTCGTGGTGCCGGTTCCGCATATGGAGACACCGCATTTCGAAATCATCCGGATGCGTCAGGATGAAACAACGCCAGAGCACATTTCCAGCCATCAGGTGGCCCAGGAGTACAGCGAGCGTGAAGAAGAAATCTTCGAGGCGCCGACCCCTGAGAAGCCGGTACGCGAACAGGCTGCGGTAAAAGCAATCCGGCCGAGCGCACCCGCACCCGCGCCTGCCCCGGCCGCACCGAAGGCTGATGAAACCACTGAACAGGAAGAAGGCCTCTTCCGCCGGCTGGGACGCAAGATCGCTGGTTTCTTTAGTGGCGAAGAAGAACAGAAAGTCGAGAATCGCGAGCAGAGCCAGAGCCAGCGCGAAGATCGTCGCAACCAGGGCCGTCAGGACCGTCGCAAATCCCGGGTAGCCCGCGGCGATGACCAGCGTGCAGGTGGCAACCGCAGTGGCAACGAACGTCGCCAGGGCGGCCAGCAGGGCCGTGGTGACGACAACCGTGGCCGCGGCCGCAACCGCAACGACGACCAGAACCGTGGCAACCAGAATCGCCAGGCATCCGAAAACAAAGGCCAGGATAATCGCGGAGGCGACAACAAGAGCGCCGATAACAAAGGCTCTGAAAATCGTCGTGACAACCGTCGCGACAACCAGGGCCGCGGCCGCAACAGGCCCCAGCGCGACCCGAAGGATAATCGCGAGCAGAAGGACCAGAAGGATCAGGGCCAGCAGGATAATGCAGCCAAGTCCGGTCCAGCGGACAAGACCGGTTCAGAAGAGAAACGCAGAAAGCCACGTCGCCAGCGCAACCGCGACGGCTCTCCGTCTGAAGCACCGGCGTCCGCTCCGGCTGATCGAAAAGCCGCTCGTAGCGAGAAGCATCAGAAGGACACGCAGCCGGAAAACGGTCGTGACGATGCCAAGCCCGAAGTGAAAGCCGAGCAGGTAAAGGAAACCGTCAACAAAGCGTCTGACAAGCCCGAAACCAGCGCTGAGACTGCGCCGGCAGCCAGCGAAGCACCGAAACCGGAAGCTGCTCAGAAAGAGCCGGCAAAAGAGCAGAAGCCCGAGAAGGCATCCGCAGACAAAGCGCCGTCGGAGAGCAAGCCGGAAGCGAAACCGGCAGCGGAAACAAAACCCGCTGCAGATAGCCCGGTTGAAAAGCAGGAAGCTGTCCAAGCGAAACCTGAAAAAGCCGAGCCCGCCAAGGCTGAACAAAGCTCCGAACCCCTCGAGAAGCCTGAGGAAAAGAGCGAAAAAGTTACCGGGCAGGCGCAAGGCGCAGCCACAGACAAAGAGCCTGCCAAGAGCACCGCGGCCACTGATGAGCCAAAGCCGGTGACTGACCAGGCTCCCGAGAAAAAAGAGGCAGCTCCGAGGCCAAAGCCGGAGTCCAGGGCCACAGCCGACGGTGAACAAGCGCCGCGGGCGAAGAAGCAGCCGGCGAAGCCCAAGGAAGCGCCAGCCGCCAAGACAGAACCGGAGGAGGCACCACAACCCGAGAAGGCTGAAAAGCCAGCGGAGGAGAAGGTAGCACCAGAGCGTAAGGCTCCCGAGGCTCAACCGGAGCCAAAGCAGCCGGAAGCAGCGCAGGCCAGCCCCGAAAAGGCCGAGCCCAAGAAAGCCGAGCCCGAAAAAGTTGAGCCCAAAACCGCAGAGCCAGTGAAGGAAGAGACGCCTTCCGCTCCGGAGGCAACGGCCAAGGACACGCCTGCCGATGCCCCGGCAGTCGACGTTCCTGTAACACCGGGCCGCGCTTACAATGATCCAAGAGAAGTCCGCAAGCGCCAGAAGGCCGCGGAAGAGGCCAAAAAGGCCGGGAGTAACTAA
- a CDS encoding YecA/YgfB family protein, whose protein sequence is MLSNSDIEALEDILFAEPWGDEALDFFGFHGVVCASVVGPAELSAEEIFRLATGTDQVPDTGIPEVFRRCSTQLANDMAHSLDMGQSLELPEPEDGDPMNALENWCAGFVDTFLEHEEEWLEAASEEEAADLMVPMLTLSGLFDDEDFQKVRNSEKLSRQMADAIPDSLTDLYLLFHAPD, encoded by the coding sequence ATGCTATCGAACTCCGACATAGAAGCGCTGGAAGACATCCTCTTTGCCGAGCCCTGGGGCGATGAAGCCCTGGATTTCTTCGGTTTCCATGGGGTGGTCTGCGCCAGCGTCGTCGGCCCGGCTGAACTGAGCGCGGAAGAAATCTTCCGCCTCGCCACGGGCACCGATCAGGTGCCCGACACCGGGATTCCCGAGGTGTTCAGGCGCTGCTCGACCCAGCTGGCCAATGACATGGCCCATTCCCTGGACATGGGGCAGTCTCTGGAACTGCCGGAGCCGGAGGATGGCGACCCCATGAACGCACTGGAAAACTGGTGCGCCGGGTTCGTGGACACCTTTCTGGAACACGAAGAAGAATGGCTCGAAGCAGCTAGCGAAGAAGAAGCAGCGGACCTGATGGTGCCTATGCTGACACTCTCAGGACTGTTCGATGACGAGGACTTCCAGAAGGTTCGCAACAGTGAAAAGCTATCCCGGCAGATGGCCGACGCCATCCCGGACTCACTGACGGATCTGTACCTGCTGTTCCACGCGCCGGATTAA
- a CDS encoding PHP domain-containing protein: protein MTIPQDPHLCIDLHCHSTASDGALSPAALVERAAGRGVTHLALTDHDTIAGLAEAEAAAQAQGIILIPGVELSCLWKSRTIHIVGLDFDPGQAGFRQALEQQNENRWARARMIADRLGKLGVDGLLDKASEAAGGDVPGRPHFAQVLTEAGVVRNAAQAFKRYLGNGKPGDVKAFWPELPEVVRWITEAGGVAVLAHPRKYQLTATKLRELTADFRRAGGQAIEVSTSGQSSGDLGFLAELCRKEELLASQGSDFHFPGAPWCELGRIMKMPDGLEPVWHSFRQPVPGAAPA, encoded by the coding sequence GTGACTATACCGCAAGACCCGCATTTGTGCATTGATCTGCATTGCCACAGCACGGCTTCCGATGGCGCGCTATCACCGGCGGCACTGGTCGAGCGCGCTGCCGGTCGGGGGGTTACCCACCTGGCCCTTACTGACCACGACACGATCGCTGGCCTTGCCGAAGCCGAGGCGGCTGCGCAGGCGCAGGGTATCATCCTGATTCCCGGGGTTGAGCTTTCCTGCCTCTGGAAAAGCCGGACCATCCACATCGTCGGTCTGGATTTTGATCCCGGGCAGGCCGGTTTCAGGCAGGCGCTGGAGCAGCAGAACGAGAATCGCTGGGCTCGTGCCCGCATGATCGCGGACCGCCTGGGTAAGCTTGGTGTTGATGGCCTTCTCGATAAGGCCTCCGAGGCTGCCGGTGGCGATGTGCCTGGACGGCCCCATTTTGCACAGGTTCTGACAGAGGCTGGCGTTGTTCGCAATGCTGCCCAGGCATTCAAGCGATATCTGGGTAACGGTAAGCCCGGTGATGTAAAAGCTTTCTGGCCGGAGCTTCCAGAAGTCGTGCGCTGGATCACCGAGGCAGGTGGCGTTGCGGTTCTTGCCCATCCCCGAAAATACCAGCTTACGGCAACCAAACTCAGGGAACTGACCGCGGATTTCCGAAGGGCAGGGGGGCAGGCAATTGAAGTGTCTACTTCAGGTCAATCCAGTGGTGATCTGGGGTTTCTTGCAGAGCTTTGTCGGAAAGAGGAATTGCTGGCATCCCAGGGCAGTGATTTTCACTTTCCCGGGGCTCCCTGGTGTGAGCTTGGCCGCATCATGAAAATGCCAGACGGGCTTGAGCCGGTCTGGCATTCGTTCAGACAACCTGTTCCGGGTGCGGCGCCGGCTTAA
- a CDS encoding YciI family protein, translating to MYYAIISEDVENSLPLRQSARPAHIDRLQALKAEGRLLVAGPHPALDTPEPGDAGFTGSLVIAEFDSLEAAQAWADADPYVEAGVYDKVVVKPFKAVLP from the coding sequence ATGTACTACGCCATTATCAGTGAAGATGTCGAGAACAGCCTGCCGTTGCGCCAGTCCGCGCGTCCGGCTCACATCGACCGGCTTCAGGCCCTGAAAGCCGAGGGCCGATTGCTTGTCGCTGGCCCTCATCCGGCGCTGGATACTCCAGAGCCCGGCGATGCCGGCTTTACCGGTAGTCTGGTAATCGCGGAATTTGACTCTCTGGAAGCGGCCCAGGCCTGGGCAGATGCTGACCCTTATGTGGAGGCAGGCGTTTATGACAAGGTTGTGGTAAAGCCTTTCAAAGCCGTCCTCCCGTGA